The following are encoded in a window of Anopheles gambiae chromosome X, idAnoGambNW_F1_1, whole genome shotgun sequence genomic DNA:
- the LOC1271942 gene encoding uncharacterized protein LOC1271942 isoform X4: MMSPTVKRLERPPPPPTPPKPERHPQQQQQHGADPGMPAVPSETPDEEQVVMTPLGKTNTSTVLLIERKLIQSVGERTHVAGGDHRGIIINKTAEEQSNRQREPAQLSLEFRVFLVSANSGQHSQESRRIKFWFRPWLTSENVQAQVAQDFFRELVSPKEFPRDYVGFIKKIMKLLQKGYNEIQAVEIELRILEQTSAPPSRPLSFEDEQFEVVPLTPEKILELIEQAYPNPIAPEDLAKDHGWEEEEVLAIMLVLKERGLIKSMEYNAFTRIHHDDQAIKIVKQMPTIASNKQPTIAIITAQYCEKLAVDAMLENKETFVRYTTVGESNVYTLGNIGAHRIVSTKLPSVGSTREAMTAAGNTTTRLLGTFQKVDYVFIVGVAGGIPHYTDYRRHVRLGDVVIAAAAHEPALTNGNGPKPYCYVYSGGQSEVKRYYPADDGLQAIGRTLVQNDDGKKPWLQYVQEGLQQLSGRGGHAEHDFARPAPNTDKLYMNIGNKNVIEVAHPIAQPSGEGDGGDDTDASGGGPVPHQTRLHAGPIGSGYELVRSDSARTEYAQAYQLLATDSEMNSVLDSIVGNCRDSFILVKGIADYKDGTTSRKWQNYASLAAAAVMKTIVCAMDAPTNV; encoded by the exons ATGATGTCCCCGACGGTGAAGCGGTTGGAGCGAcctccaccgccaccgacACCCCCGAAACCGGAGCGAcatcctcagcagcagcagcagcacggtgcCGACCCGGGCATGCCAGCAGTTCCTTCCGAAACGCCCGACGAGGAGCAGGTCGTGATGACACCGCTGGGCAAGACGAACACCTCCACGGTGCTGCTGATCGAGCGGAAGCTCATCCAGTCGGTCGGCGAACGGACACACGTGGCCGGTGGGGACCATCggggcatcatcatcaacaaaaCGGCTGAAG AACAATCGAATCGGCAGCGCGAACCGGCCCAGCTCAGTCTCGAGTTCCGCGTCTTCCTGGTCAGCGCCAACAGTGGCCAGCACTCGCAGGAATCTCGCCGCATCAAGTTCTGGTTCCGGCCGTGGCTGACGTCGGAGAACGTGCAGGCGCAGGTAGCGCAGGACTTCTTCCGCGAGCTCGTCAGCCCGAAAGAGTTTCCGAGGG ACTACGTCGGCTTTATCAAGAAGATCATGAAGCTGCTCCAGAAGGGCTACAACGAAATACAGGCCGTCGAGATCGAGCTGCGAATATTGGAGCAAACGTCCGCACCACCATCGAGACCTT TGTCGTTCGAGGACGAACAGTTTGAGGTGGTGCCGCTGACGCCGGAGAAAATACTGGAACTGATCGAGCAGGCCTACCCGAACCCCATTGCACCGGAGGACCTGGCAAA ggACCACGGttgggaggaggaggaggtgctCGCCATCATGCTGGTGCTGAAGGAGCGCGGCCTGATTAAATCGATGGAGTACAACGCGTTCACTCGCATTCACCATGACGACCAGGCCATCAAAATCGTCAAGCAGATGCCGACGATCGCGTCGAACAAGCAGCCCACCATTGCCATCATCACCGCGCAGTACTGCGAGAAGCTCGCGGTGGACGCCATGCTCGAGAACAAGGAAACGTTCGTGCGGTACACCACCGTAG GCGAATCGAACGTGTACACGCTCGGCAACATTGGGGCGCACCGGATCGTCAGCACGAAGCTCCCGTCGGTGGGCAGCACGCGCGAAGCGATGACGGCGGCCGGCAACACGACGACCCGCCTACTCGGCACCTTCCAGAAGGTGGACTACGTGTTCATCGTCGGGGTGGCGGGCGGCATCCCCCACTACACCGACTACCGGCGGCACGTGCGGCTCGGCGACGTGGTGATTGCGGCCGCCGCCCACGAGCCGGCCCTCACCAACGGCAACGGGCCGAAACCGTACTGCTACGTGTACAGCGGCGGCCAGAGCGAGGTGAAGCGCTACTACCCGGCGGACGATGGGCTGCAGGCGATCGGGCGCACGCTCGTGCAGAACGACGACGGCAAAAAACCGTGGCTGCAGTACGTGCAGGAGGGCCTGCAGCAGCTGAGCGGGCGGGGCGGTCACGCCGAGCATGACTTTGCCCGGCCGGCCCCCAACACGGACAAGCTGTACATGAACATCGGCAACAAGAACGTGATCGAGGTGGCGCACCCGATCGCCCAGCCGAGCGGGGAGGGCGACGGGGGCGACGATACGGACGCGAGCGGCGGTGGGCCGGTACCGCACCAGACCCGGCTGCATGCCGGCCCGATCGGCTCCGGCTACGAGCTGGTCCGGTCGGACAGTGCGCGCACCGAGTACGCCCAGGCGTACCAGCTGCTCGCGACCGACAGCGAGATGAACTCGGTGCTGGACAGCATCGTCGGCAACTGCCGGGACAGCTTCATCCTGGTGAAGGGCATCGCGGACTACAAGGACGGCACGACGTCGCGCAAATGGCAAAACTATGCGTCGCTCGCGGCCGCCGCCGTCATGAAAACGATCGTGTGCGCGATGGACGCACCGACGaacgtgtag
- the LOC1271942 gene encoding uncharacterized protein LOC1271942 isoform X2, translating into MMSPTVKRLERPPPPPTPPKPERHPQQQQQHGADPGMPAVPSETPDEEQVVMTPLGKTNTSTVLLIERKLIQSVGERTHVAGGDHRGIIINKTAEEQSNRQREPAQLSLEFRVFLVSANSGQHSQESRRIKFWFRPWLTSENVQAQVAQDFFRELVSPKEFPRDYVGFIKKIMKLLQKGYNEIQAVEIELRILEQTSAPPSRPSRPGHVIVCYGNCHKLDRNNNKPGPDLDGDDGGGGGGGGGSSSGSIHVTPISQRKQKDERDDLEVSFEDEQFEVVPLTPEKILELIEQAYPNPIAPEDLAKDHGWEEEEVLAIMLVLKERGLIKSMEYNAFTRIHHDDQAIKIVKQMPTIASNKQPTIAIITAQYCEKLAVDAMLENKETFVRYTTVGESNVYTLGNIGAHRIVSTKLPSVGSTREAMTAAGNTTTRLLGTFQKVDYVFIVGVAGGIPHYTDYRRHVRLGDVVIAAAAHEPALTNGNGPKPYCYVYSGGQSEVKRYYPADDGLQAIGRTLVQNDDGKKPWLQYVQEGLQQLSGRGGHAEHDFARPAPNTDKLYMNIGNKNVIEVAHPIAQPSGEGDGGDDTDASGGGPVPHQTRLHAGPIGSGYELVRSDSARTEYAQAYQLLATDSEMNSVLDSIVGNCRDSFILVKGIADYKDGTTSRKWQNYASLAAAAVMKTIVCAMDAPTNV; encoded by the exons ATGATGTCCCCGACGGTGAAGCGGTTGGAGCGAcctccaccgccaccgacACCCCCGAAACCGGAGCGAcatcctcagcagcagcagcagcacggtgcCGACCCGGGCATGCCAGCAGTTCCTTCCGAAACGCCCGACGAGGAGCAGGTCGTGATGACACCGCTGGGCAAGACGAACACCTCCACGGTGCTGCTGATCGAGCGGAAGCTCATCCAGTCGGTCGGCGAACGGACACACGTGGCCGGTGGGGACCATCggggcatcatcatcaacaaaaCGGCTGAAG AACAATCGAATCGGCAGCGCGAACCGGCCCAGCTCAGTCTCGAGTTCCGCGTCTTCCTGGTCAGCGCCAACAGTGGCCAGCACTCGCAGGAATCTCGCCGCATCAAGTTCTGGTTCCGGCCGTGGCTGACGTCGGAGAACGTGCAGGCGCAGGTAGCGCAGGACTTCTTCCGCGAGCTCGTCAGCCCGAAAGAGTTTCCGAGGG ACTACGTCGGCTTTATCAAGAAGATCATGAAGCTGCTCCAGAAGGGCTACAACGAAATACAGGCCGTCGAGATCGAGCTGCGAATATTGGAGCAAACGTCCGCACCACCATCGAGACCTT CACGCCCCGGGCACGTGATCGTTTGCTACGGCAACTGTCACAAGCTCGAccgaaacaataataaacCCGGACCGGACCTGGACGGCgatgacggtggtggtggtggtggtggtggtggtagtagtagcggCAGCATTCATGTTACACCCATCAGCCAGCGCAAACAGAAGGACGAGCGGGACGACCTAGAAG TGTCGTTCGAGGACGAACAGTTTGAGGTGGTGCCGCTGACGCCGGAGAAAATACTGGAACTGATCGAGCAGGCCTACCCGAACCCCATTGCACCGGAGGACCTGGCAAA ggACCACGGttgggaggaggaggaggtgctCGCCATCATGCTGGTGCTGAAGGAGCGCGGCCTGATTAAATCGATGGAGTACAACGCGTTCACTCGCATTCACCATGACGACCAGGCCATCAAAATCGTCAAGCAGATGCCGACGATCGCGTCGAACAAGCAGCCCACCATTGCCATCATCACCGCGCAGTACTGCGAGAAGCTCGCGGTGGACGCCATGCTCGAGAACAAGGAAACGTTCGTGCGGTACACCACCGTAG GCGAATCGAACGTGTACACGCTCGGCAACATTGGGGCGCACCGGATCGTCAGCACGAAGCTCCCGTCGGTGGGCAGCACGCGCGAAGCGATGACGGCGGCCGGCAACACGACGACCCGCCTACTCGGCACCTTCCAGAAGGTGGACTACGTGTTCATCGTCGGGGTGGCGGGCGGCATCCCCCACTACACCGACTACCGGCGGCACGTGCGGCTCGGCGACGTGGTGATTGCGGCCGCCGCCCACGAGCCGGCCCTCACCAACGGCAACGGGCCGAAACCGTACTGCTACGTGTACAGCGGCGGCCAGAGCGAGGTGAAGCGCTACTACCCGGCGGACGATGGGCTGCAGGCGATCGGGCGCACGCTCGTGCAGAACGACGACGGCAAAAAACCGTGGCTGCAGTACGTGCAGGAGGGCCTGCAGCAGCTGAGCGGGCGGGGCGGTCACGCCGAGCATGACTTTGCCCGGCCGGCCCCCAACACGGACAAGCTGTACATGAACATCGGCAACAAGAACGTGATCGAGGTGGCGCACCCGATCGCCCAGCCGAGCGGGGAGGGCGACGGGGGCGACGATACGGACGCGAGCGGCGGTGGGCCGGTACCGCACCAGACCCGGCTGCATGCCGGCCCGATCGGCTCCGGCTACGAGCTGGTCCGGTCGGACAGTGCGCGCACCGAGTACGCCCAGGCGTACCAGCTGCTCGCGACCGACAGCGAGATGAACTCGGTGCTGGACAGCATCGTCGGCAACTGCCGGGACAGCTTCATCCTGGTGAAGGGCATCGCGGACTACAAGGACGGCACGACGTCGCGCAAATGGCAAAACTATGCGTCGCTCGCGGCCGCCGCCGTCATGAAAACGATCGTGTGCGCGATGGACGCACCGACGaacgtgtag
- the LOC1271942 gene encoding uncharacterized protein LOC1271942 isoform X1: MMSPTVKRLERPPPPPTPPKPERHPQQQQQHGADPGMPAVPSETPDEEQVVMTPLGKTNTSTVLLIERKLIQSVGERTHVAGGDHRGIIINKTAEEQSNRQREPAQLSLEFRVFLVSANSGQHSQESRRIKFWFRPWLTSENVQAQVAQDFFRELVSPKEFPRDYVGFIKKIMKLLQKGYNEIQAVEIELRILEQTSAPPSRPSRPGHVIVCYGNCHKLDRNNNKPGPDLDGDDGGGGGGGGGSSSGSIHVTPISQRKQKDERDDLEVSFEDEQFEVVPLTPEKILELIEQAYPNPIAPEDLAKDHGWEEEEVLAIMLVLKERGLIKSMEYNAFTRIHHDDQAIKIVKQMPTIASNKQPTIAIITAQYCEKLAVDAMLENKETFVRYTTVGTATSDRPTNDDTAERHRHRRKNRFGESNVYTLGNIGAHRIVSTKLPSVGSTREAMTAAGNTTTRLLGTFQKVDYVFIVGVAGGIPHYTDYRRHVRLGDVVIAAAAHEPALTNGNGPKPYCYVYSGGQSEVKRYYPADDGLQAIGRTLVQNDDGKKPWLQYVQEGLQQLSGRGGHAEHDFARPAPNTDKLYMNIGNKNVIEVAHPIAQPSGEGDGGDDTDASGGGPVPHQTRLHAGPIGSGYELVRSDSARTEYAQAYQLLATDSEMNSVLDSIVGNCRDSFILVKGIADYKDGTTSRKWQNYASLAAAAVMKTIVCAMDAPTNV, from the exons ATGATGTCCCCGACGGTGAAGCGGTTGGAGCGAcctccaccgccaccgacACCCCCGAAACCGGAGCGAcatcctcagcagcagcagcagcacggtgcCGACCCGGGCATGCCAGCAGTTCCTTCCGAAACGCCCGACGAGGAGCAGGTCGTGATGACACCGCTGGGCAAGACGAACACCTCCACGGTGCTGCTGATCGAGCGGAAGCTCATCCAGTCGGTCGGCGAACGGACACACGTGGCCGGTGGGGACCATCggggcatcatcatcaacaaaaCGGCTGAAG AACAATCGAATCGGCAGCGCGAACCGGCCCAGCTCAGTCTCGAGTTCCGCGTCTTCCTGGTCAGCGCCAACAGTGGCCAGCACTCGCAGGAATCTCGCCGCATCAAGTTCTGGTTCCGGCCGTGGCTGACGTCGGAGAACGTGCAGGCGCAGGTAGCGCAGGACTTCTTCCGCGAGCTCGTCAGCCCGAAAGAGTTTCCGAGGG ACTACGTCGGCTTTATCAAGAAGATCATGAAGCTGCTCCAGAAGGGCTACAACGAAATACAGGCCGTCGAGATCGAGCTGCGAATATTGGAGCAAACGTCCGCACCACCATCGAGACCTT CACGCCCCGGGCACGTGATCGTTTGCTACGGCAACTGTCACAAGCTCGAccgaaacaataataaacCCGGACCGGACCTGGACGGCgatgacggtggtggtggtggtggtggtggtggtagtagtagcggCAGCATTCATGTTACACCCATCAGCCAGCGCAAACAGAAGGACGAGCGGGACGACCTAGAAG TGTCGTTCGAGGACGAACAGTTTGAGGTGGTGCCGCTGACGCCGGAGAAAATACTGGAACTGATCGAGCAGGCCTACCCGAACCCCATTGCACCGGAGGACCTGGCAAA ggACCACGGttgggaggaggaggaggtgctCGCCATCATGCTGGTGCTGAAGGAGCGCGGCCTGATTAAATCGATGGAGTACAACGCGTTCACTCGCATTCACCATGACGACCAGGCCATCAAAATCGTCAAGCAGATGCCGACGATCGCGTCGAACAAGCAGCCCACCATTGCCATCATCACCGCGCAGTACTGCGAGAAGCTCGCGGTGGACGCCATGCTCGAGAACAAGGAAACGTTCGTGCGGTACACCACCGTAG GAACCGCCACTTCCGATAGGCCCACTAACGACGACACAGCGGAACGACACCGACACAGAAGAAAGAATCGGTTCG GCGAATCGAACGTGTACACGCTCGGCAACATTGGGGCGCACCGGATCGTCAGCACGAAGCTCCCGTCGGTGGGCAGCACGCGCGAAGCGATGACGGCGGCCGGCAACACGACGACCCGCCTACTCGGCACCTTCCAGAAGGTGGACTACGTGTTCATCGTCGGGGTGGCGGGCGGCATCCCCCACTACACCGACTACCGGCGGCACGTGCGGCTCGGCGACGTGGTGATTGCGGCCGCCGCCCACGAGCCGGCCCTCACCAACGGCAACGGGCCGAAACCGTACTGCTACGTGTACAGCGGCGGCCAGAGCGAGGTGAAGCGCTACTACCCGGCGGACGATGGGCTGCAGGCGATCGGGCGCACGCTCGTGCAGAACGACGACGGCAAAAAACCGTGGCTGCAGTACGTGCAGGAGGGCCTGCAGCAGCTGAGCGGGCGGGGCGGTCACGCCGAGCATGACTTTGCCCGGCCGGCCCCCAACACGGACAAGCTGTACATGAACATCGGCAACAAGAACGTGATCGAGGTGGCGCACCCGATCGCCCAGCCGAGCGGGGAGGGCGACGGGGGCGACGATACGGACGCGAGCGGCGGTGGGCCGGTACCGCACCAGACCCGGCTGCATGCCGGCCCGATCGGCTCCGGCTACGAGCTGGTCCGGTCGGACAGTGCGCGCACCGAGTACGCCCAGGCGTACCAGCTGCTCGCGACCGACAGCGAGATGAACTCGGTGCTGGACAGCATCGTCGGCAACTGCCGGGACAGCTTCATCCTGGTGAAGGGCATCGCGGACTACAAGGACGGCACGACGTCGCGCAAATGGCAAAACTATGCGTCGCTCGCGGCCGCCGCCGTCATGAAAACGATCGTGTGCGCGATGGACGCACCGACGaacgtgtag
- the LOC1271942 gene encoding uncharacterized protein LOC1271942 isoform X3, with amino-acid sequence MMSPTVKRLERPPPPPTPPKPERHPQQQQQHGADPGMPAVPSETPDEEQVVMTPLGKTNTSTVLLIERKLIQSVGERTHVAGGDHRGIIINKTAEEQSNRQREPAQLSLEFRVFLVSANSGQHSQESRRIKFWFRPWLTSENVQAQVAQDFFRELVSPKEFPRDYVGFIKKIMKLLQKGYNEIQAVEIELRILEQTSAPPSRPLSFEDEQFEVVPLTPEKILELIEQAYPNPIAPEDLAKDHGWEEEEVLAIMLVLKERGLIKSMEYNAFTRIHHDDQAIKIVKQMPTIASNKQPTIAIITAQYCEKLAVDAMLENKETFVRYTTVGTATSDRPTNDDTAERHRHRRKNRFGESNVYTLGNIGAHRIVSTKLPSVGSTREAMTAAGNTTTRLLGTFQKVDYVFIVGVAGGIPHYTDYRRHVRLGDVVIAAAAHEPALTNGNGPKPYCYVYSGGQSEVKRYYPADDGLQAIGRTLVQNDDGKKPWLQYVQEGLQQLSGRGGHAEHDFARPAPNTDKLYMNIGNKNVIEVAHPIAQPSGEGDGGDDTDASGGGPVPHQTRLHAGPIGSGYELVRSDSARTEYAQAYQLLATDSEMNSVLDSIVGNCRDSFILVKGIADYKDGTTSRKWQNYASLAAAAVMKTIVCAMDAPTNV; translated from the exons ATGATGTCCCCGACGGTGAAGCGGTTGGAGCGAcctccaccgccaccgacACCCCCGAAACCGGAGCGAcatcctcagcagcagcagcagcacggtgcCGACCCGGGCATGCCAGCAGTTCCTTCCGAAACGCCCGACGAGGAGCAGGTCGTGATGACACCGCTGGGCAAGACGAACACCTCCACGGTGCTGCTGATCGAGCGGAAGCTCATCCAGTCGGTCGGCGAACGGACACACGTGGCCGGTGGGGACCATCggggcatcatcatcaacaaaaCGGCTGAAG AACAATCGAATCGGCAGCGCGAACCGGCCCAGCTCAGTCTCGAGTTCCGCGTCTTCCTGGTCAGCGCCAACAGTGGCCAGCACTCGCAGGAATCTCGCCGCATCAAGTTCTGGTTCCGGCCGTGGCTGACGTCGGAGAACGTGCAGGCGCAGGTAGCGCAGGACTTCTTCCGCGAGCTCGTCAGCCCGAAAGAGTTTCCGAGGG ACTACGTCGGCTTTATCAAGAAGATCATGAAGCTGCTCCAGAAGGGCTACAACGAAATACAGGCCGTCGAGATCGAGCTGCGAATATTGGAGCAAACGTCCGCACCACCATCGAGACCTT TGTCGTTCGAGGACGAACAGTTTGAGGTGGTGCCGCTGACGCCGGAGAAAATACTGGAACTGATCGAGCAGGCCTACCCGAACCCCATTGCACCGGAGGACCTGGCAAA ggACCACGGttgggaggaggaggaggtgctCGCCATCATGCTGGTGCTGAAGGAGCGCGGCCTGATTAAATCGATGGAGTACAACGCGTTCACTCGCATTCACCATGACGACCAGGCCATCAAAATCGTCAAGCAGATGCCGACGATCGCGTCGAACAAGCAGCCCACCATTGCCATCATCACCGCGCAGTACTGCGAGAAGCTCGCGGTGGACGCCATGCTCGAGAACAAGGAAACGTTCGTGCGGTACACCACCGTAG GAACCGCCACTTCCGATAGGCCCACTAACGACGACACAGCGGAACGACACCGACACAGAAGAAAGAATCGGTTCG GCGAATCGAACGTGTACACGCTCGGCAACATTGGGGCGCACCGGATCGTCAGCACGAAGCTCCCGTCGGTGGGCAGCACGCGCGAAGCGATGACGGCGGCCGGCAACACGACGACCCGCCTACTCGGCACCTTCCAGAAGGTGGACTACGTGTTCATCGTCGGGGTGGCGGGCGGCATCCCCCACTACACCGACTACCGGCGGCACGTGCGGCTCGGCGACGTGGTGATTGCGGCCGCCGCCCACGAGCCGGCCCTCACCAACGGCAACGGGCCGAAACCGTACTGCTACGTGTACAGCGGCGGCCAGAGCGAGGTGAAGCGCTACTACCCGGCGGACGATGGGCTGCAGGCGATCGGGCGCACGCTCGTGCAGAACGACGACGGCAAAAAACCGTGGCTGCAGTACGTGCAGGAGGGCCTGCAGCAGCTGAGCGGGCGGGGCGGTCACGCCGAGCATGACTTTGCCCGGCCGGCCCCCAACACGGACAAGCTGTACATGAACATCGGCAACAAGAACGTGATCGAGGTGGCGCACCCGATCGCCCAGCCGAGCGGGGAGGGCGACGGGGGCGACGATACGGACGCGAGCGGCGGTGGGCCGGTACCGCACCAGACCCGGCTGCATGCCGGCCCGATCGGCTCCGGCTACGAGCTGGTCCGGTCGGACAGTGCGCGCACCGAGTACGCCCAGGCGTACCAGCTGCTCGCGACCGACAGCGAGATGAACTCGGTGCTGGACAGCATCGTCGGCAACTGCCGGGACAGCTTCATCCTGGTGAAGGGCATCGCGGACTACAAGGACGGCACGACGTCGCGCAAATGGCAAAACTATGCGTCGCTCGCGGCCGCCGCCGTCATGAAAACGATCGTGTGCGCGATGGACGCACCGACGaacgtgtag
- the LOC11175778 gene encoding basic salivary proline-rich protein 1: MSLAYSQQSQQAAGGGGPGGGRSGNPPNRGQGPPPSSMHIQKILDENAGLIQTIQEFQYAGKSSESMSYQVALHRNLVYLANLADPQQNVSSLLPPPQMLHAIQQQQQQQQQQQQQQQQQQQQQQQQQPPPPSHDGSMMQGPGQQPGGMPGYPQPGQAPQQPQQPGQQQGQPHASNGVVGPPGQQHNPHGPPNPSPGMQQQQQQPGQQQPGMPPGAGLGPNAVPPGPNQPGQNVVMGGSGGNQQGGYRAPGTAGGPMPPVSNAPVVGGQQQQQQQQGLVNQQNVGPGGAIRAAGIPGPQGAQQQQQQPASQPLPPQTSGYQQRAAYNVQHSHYPGYPPPNQAPYGAQTGYSPYGGPPNQVQGYGPPNAGTPQGYGHHAGVVPPAGSAGGQVPPASPYPGATTAGQHPGAGGGAAAAGGGAGPQGYQQGLPPGAPNAQPHVGYGPPGQPPVQYPPQGGPGGPPPPHGYPGYPGAGGGAGAGAAAAAGGPNGPYGQPAGPGQQGGHPPQGQVGGYPAQTPGYPMPQQPQYATGYPGSGPPNAAGPIPTSGAGQAGAGGAGGTVAGQAAAYPGQQQQQQQQQQPPQTAVTAGGVVPSSAIPATTTSSYPTANPGGVSAGAGSMPPGGAYNAQPPNAQQQHGQPPVSSYQQQQQQQQQQQPASAGVPGQQQQQQQQQGAPGPAGPGVYPPHPPYHQQSYAPLPVPQGQYPPAQAGYPQYPQRPPNTQMPPPGPQGPPPQGGYGYYGQPPQ; the protein is encoded by the exons ATGTCGCTCGCCTACTCCCAGCAG TCACAGCAAGcggcgggtggtggtggtccggGCGGGGGCCGCAGCGGCAACCCGCCGAACCGTGGCCAGGGTCCGCCGCCGAGCTCGATGCACATCCAGAAGATACTGGACGAGAACGCGGGCCTGATACAGACGATCCAGGAGTTCCAGTACGCGGGCAAGTCGAGCGAAAGCATGTCGTACCAGGTGGCGCTGCACCGCAACCTCGTCTACCTGGCGAACCTGGCCGACCCGCAGCAGAACGTTTCCTCGCTGCTTCCG cCGCCACAAATGCTGCACGcgatacagcagcagcagcagcaacagcaacaacagcagcaacaacaacagcagcaacaacagcagcagcagcagcagcagcctcctCCGCCATCGCACGACGGGAGCATGATGCAAGGGCCGGGCCAGCAGCCGGGCGGAATGCCGGGCTATCCGCAGCCCGGACAGGCGCCGCAACAACCGCAGCAGCCGGGCCAGCAGCAGGGCCAGCCGCACGCTAGCAACGGGGTGGTGGGGCCGCCCGGCCAGCAGCACAATCCCCACGGGCCACCGAATCCGTCGCCCGGtatgcagcaacagcagcagcagccgggccagcagcagcccggtATGCCTCCGGGCGCCGGGCTCGGCCCGAACGCGGTACCACCGGGCCCGAACCAGCCGGGCCAGAATGTGGTGATGGGTGGGAGCGGTGGCAATCAGCAGGGCGGCTACCGTGCGCCTGGCACTGCCGGCGGGCCCATGCCACCGGTGTCCAACGCGCCCGTGGTCggtggccagcagcagcagcaacagcagcaagggCTCGTTAATCAGCAAAATGTCGGCCCGGGCGGTGCGATCCGTGCCGCGGGCATTCCCGGCCCGCAGGgtgctcagcagcagcagcagcagccggcgaGCCAGCCGCTACCGCCCCAAACCTCCGGCTACCAGCAGCGGGCGGCCTACAACGTGCAGCACTCGCACTATCCGGGCTATCCGCCCCCGAACCAGGCGCCGTACGGTGCGCAAACCGGCTACTCGCCGTACGGTGGGCCGCCAAACCAGGTGCAGGGGTACGGGCCGCCGAATGCGGGCACACCGCAGGGCTACGGCCACCATGCAGGGGTCGTACCGCCGGCCGGCTCGGCTGGTGGGCAGGTGCCGCCGGCGTCACCGTACCCGggcgccaccaccgccggacAGCATCCGGGAGCGGGCGGTGGGGCAGCCGCTGCTGGCGGTGGAGCTGGGCCGCAGGGCTACCAGCAGGGTCTGCCGCCGGGAGCGCCTAACGCGCAGCCGCACGTGGGCTACGGTCCGCCCGGACAGCCGCCCGTCCAGTATCCGCCCCAGGGTGGTCCCGGTGGCCCACCGCCCCCACACGGCTACCCGGGCTATCCGGGCGCGGGCGGCGGGGCCGGTGCCGGAGCGGCTGCAGCGGCCGGCGGTCCGAACGGCCCGTACGGGCAGCCGGCCGGCCCGGGACAGCAGGGCGGACATCCGCCGCAGGGCCAGGTCGGGGGCTATCCGGCCCAGACGCCCGGGTACCCGATGCCCCAGCAGCCCCAGTACGCGACCGGCTATCCGGGCAGCGGTCCACCGAACGCCGCCGGCCCGATCCCGACCAGTGGCGCTGGCCAGGCTGGAGCGGGCGGGGCCGGTGGCACCGTTGCCGGACAGGCAGCCGCCTATccgggccagcagcagcagcagcagcagcagcagcaaccaccacAGACGGCCGTCACTGCCGGCGGGGTGGTACCGTCGTCGGCCATACCGGCCACCACGACCTCCTCCTACCCGACCGCCAATCCGGGCGGGGTGTCGGCCGGTGCGGGCTCCATGCCGCCCGGTGGCGCCTACAACGCCCAGCCACCAaacgcgcagcagcagcacggccagCCGCCCGTTTCGagctaccagcagcagcagcagcaacaacagcagcagcaaccagccAGCGCCGGCGTGCCcggccaacagcagcaacagcagcagcagcagggcgcCCCGGGACCGGCCGGGCCGGGTGTTTATCCGCCCCATCCGCCCTACCATCAGCAGTCGTACGCGCCGCTGCCCGTCCCCCAGGGCCAGTATCCGCCCGCCCAGGCCGGCTATCCGCAGTATCCGCAGCGCCCGCCCAACACGCAGATGCCGCCGCCCGGTCCGCAAGGTCCGCCGCCGCAGGGTGGCTACGGCTACTACGGTCAGCCGCCGCAGTAA